A genomic segment from Nicotiana tabacum cultivar K326 chromosome 9, ASM71507v2, whole genome shotgun sequence encodes:
- the LOC142163782 gene encoding uncharacterized protein LOC142163782 produces the protein MVVHGSFLKAAYKGTILTACTQDRAVGKILPLAYAIVDSENNKSWEWFFVQIKGTFGVREAMCIVSDRNESIFNATKVVYPEVPHCICMFHLWQNVKRTFKKHHKQLKDIFFALARAYTIENFEYHMTEMCKIDSRVQPYLFEIGYERWSRAYSKVKRSMVMTSNIAESINAANKDARELPVMRLLEYMTNLLQQWNNKNRKSAMETFTEFGEKYDKLIRKNLIVSEQMTVNPATEQLYTVFEGVRRNIVCLEEGTYSCRKFQMDELPCPHAWAVLKNQQLKPGQYCSFYYKKDKLLRTYEFPVNPMPDESLWVIPIEVMEDVVLPPKGRRNAGRPRKERLRPASEKESKRAFSCSVCGQGGHNRKTCKNRPK, from the exons ATGGTTGTTCACGGAAGTTTCCTTAAAGCAGCATATAAGGGTACCATCTTGACTGCTTGCACACAGGATAGAGCTG TTG GAAAAATCCTTCCACTTGCATATGCAATTGTAGATTCAGAGAATAACAAATCTTGGGAATGGTTCTTTGTCCAGATAAAGGGTACTTTTGGAGTTAGGGAAGCGATGTGTATAGTTTCAGATAGAAATGAAAGCATCTTCAATGCCACAAAAGTTGTGTACCCAGAAGTACCACATTGTATTTGCATGTTTCACTTGTGGCAGAATGTAAAGCGCACATTCAAGAAACATCACAAACAATTGAAGGATATCTTCTTTGCTTTGGCTAGAGCTTACACGATAGAGAATTTTGAGTACCATATGACAGAGATGTGCAAAATTGATTCGAGGGTGCAACCTTACTTGTTCGAAATTGGCTACGAAAGATGGTCTAGGGCATATTCCAAAGTGAAAAGGTCGATGGTAATGACTTCCAATATTGCAGAGTCAATTAATGCAGCTAACAAGGATGCTAGAGAGTTACCAGTAATGCGATTGCTGGAGTACATGACAAATTTGCTACAACAGTGGaataacaaaaatagaaaaagtgcAATGGAGACATTTACAGAGTTTGGTGAAAAGTATGACAAACTCATTCGGAAAAATCTGATTGTATCGGAGCAAATGACG GTGAACCCTGCTACGGAGCAGTTATATACTGTGTTTGAAGGGGTAAGGCGGAACATAGTGTGCCTTGAAGAGGGAACATACAGTTGCCGAAAATTTCAAATGGATGAACTTCCATGTCCGCATGCTTGGGCGGTTTTGAAGAACCAGCAGCTGAAACCTGGACAGTATTGCTCTTTTTACTACAAGAAGGATAAACTCCTTAGAACTTATGAATTTCCAGTGAATCCGATGCCAGATGAGAGTTTATGGGTAATCCCAATAGAGGTGATGGAAGATGTGGTCCTACCACCTAAAGGGAGAAGGAATGCAGGAAGGCCAAGAAAGGAAAGACTCAGACCTGCTTCAGAAAAAGAGTCTAAGAGGGCGTTTTCATGTTCTGTGTGTGGACAAGGTGGTCACAATagaaaaacatgtaaaaatcgACCAAAATAA
- the LOC107788102 gene encoding uncharacterized protein LOC107788102, which translates to MGTYPASFCCYRHIITIYWKTASSDGCFGWDMLRKLPVGIGFLCKDYDQMSQFSATLVVTGILVFSTIFYSMGVVGAAMAIISEIFPMNIKVSAVSLAFRCVLHVHNLCRVDDSICCKDSTRDQRSDV; encoded by the exons ATGGGGACTTATCCAG CTTCCTTTTGCTGCTACAGGCATATTATTACTATCTACTGGAAGACGGCCAGTTCTGATG GTTGCTTCGGCTGGGACATGCTTAGGAAACTTCCTGTAGGTATAGGCTTTTTGTGTAAG GATTATGATCAAATGAGTCAGTTCTCTGCCACATTGGTGGTAACTGGCATACTG GTATTCAGTACTATATTTTACTCAATGGGTGTGGTTGGTGCAGCTATGGCAATTATTTCAGAG ATATTTCCTATGAACATAAAAGTATCAGCTGTAAGTCTTGCCTTCAG GTGTGTTCTTCATGTTCACAATCTTTGCCGGGTTGATGATTCCATTTGTTGCAAAGATAGTACCAGAGACCAAAGGTCGGACGTTTGA
- the LOC107788104 gene encoding eukaryotic translation initiation factor 5A-3, with amino-acid sequence MSDEEHHFESKADAGASKTYPQQAGTIRKNGYIVIKGRPCKVVEVSTSKTGKHGHAKCHFVAIDIFNGKKLEDIVPSSHNCDVPHVNRTDYQLIDISEDGFVSLLTESGNTKDDLRLPTDEALLKQVKDGFQEGKDLVVSVMSAMGEEQINAVKDIGTKN; translated from the exons ATGTCGGACGAAGAACACCATTTTGAGTCAAAGGCAGATGCAGGCGCCTCCAAAACTTACCCTCAACAAGCTGGTACTATCCGCAAAAATGGTTATATAGTCATCAAGGGCCGTCCCTGCAAG GTTGTTGAGGTCTCCACTTCAAAAACTGGCAAGCACGGACATGCTAAATGTCACTTTGTGGCAATTGACATTTTCAATGGAAAGAAACTTGAAGATATCGTTCCTTCCTCCCACAACTGTGAT GTGCCACATGTCAATCGTACAGACTATCAGCTGATTGACATCTCTGAAGATGGTTTT GTCTCCCTTCTTACTGAAAGTGGAAACACCAAGGATGACCTCCGTCTCCCCACCGATGAAGCTCTGCTGAAGCAG GTTAAAGATGGGTTTCAGGAAGGAAAGGATCTTGTGGTGTCTGTTATGTCTGCAATGGGCGAAGAGCAGATTAATGCCGTTAAGGACATTGGTACCAAGAACTAG